A region from the Lutra lutra chromosome 1, mLutLut1.2, whole genome shotgun sequence genome encodes:
- the CLDND1 gene encoding claudin domain-containing protein 1 yields MDNRFATAFVIACVLSLISTIYMAASIGTDFWFEYRSPVQENSSDLNKSIWADFASDEADEKTYNDALFRFNGTMGLWRRCITIPQNTYWYSPPERTESFDVVTKCMSFTLNEQFMEKFVDPGNHNSGIDLLRTYLWRCQFLLPFVSLGLMCFGAVIGLCACICRSLYPTIATGILHLLAGLCTLGSVSCYVAGIELLHQKLELPENVSGEFGWSFCLACVSAPLQFMASALFIWAAHTNRKEYTLMKAYRVA; encoded by the exons ATGGATAACCGTTTTGCTACAGCATTTGTAATTGCTTGTGTGCTTAGCCTCATTTCCACCATCTACATGGCAGCCTCAATTGGCACAGACTTCTGGTTTGAATATCGAAGTCCAGTTCAAGAAAATTCCAGTGATTTGAATAAAAGCATCTGGGCCGACTTCGCTAGTGATGAGGCAGATGAAAAGACTTATAATGATGCACTTTTCCGATTTAATGGCACAATGGGATTGTGGAGACGGTGTATCACTATACCTCAAAACACATACTGGTATAGCCCACCAGAAAGGACag AGTCATTTGATGTGGTCACAAAATGCATGAGTTTCACGCTAAATGAGCAGTTCATGGAGAAATTTGTTGATCCTGGAAACCACAATAGTGGGATTGATCTACTTCGGACCT aTCTTTGGCGTTGCCAGTTCCTTTTACCTTTTGTTAGTCTAGGTTTGATGTGCTTTGGGGCTGTGATTGGACTTTGTGCTTGCATTTGCCGGAGTTTGTATCCCACCATTGCCACAGGCATTCTCCATCTCCTTGCAG GTCTCTGTACGCTGGGCTCAGTGAGTTGTTATGTTGCTGGAATTGAGCTACTCCACCAGAAGCTAGAGCTGCCTGAGAACGTGTCTGGTGAATTTGGATGGTCCTTCTGCCTGGCTTGCGTCTCAGCTCCTTTACAGTTCATGGCTTCTGCTCTCTTCATCTGGGCTGCTCATACCAATCGGAAAGAGTACACCTTAATGAAGGCATATCGTGTGGCATGA
- the GPR15 gene encoding G-protein coupled receptor 15 produces the protein MDPEATSVYLDYFYATSKNPDLEDTRSHVSYMSIFLPVFYTAVFLTGVLGNLILISALHFKQGSRRLIDIFIINLAVSDFIFLVTLPLWVDKEASLGLWRTGSFLCKGSSYMISVNMHCSVFLLTCMSVDRYLAIMCPAISRKFRRRDCAYGVCASVWFISCLLGLPTLLSRELTLIDDKPYCAEKRATSTKLTWALVALIFTFFVPLVSIVTCYCCITRKLCAHYQQAGKHSRKLRKSIKIIFIVVAAFVFSWLPFNTFKLLAIVSGLQQEVYFSSAFLQLGMEVSGPLAFANSCINPFIYYIFDSYIRRAIVHCLCPCVKNYDFGSSTETSDSHLTKVFSNFIHAEDFARRRKRSVSL, from the coding sequence ATGGACCCAGAAGCAACTTCggtttatttggattatttctacgCTACCAGCAAAAATCCTGATCTTGAGGACACCCGCTCCCATGTTTCTTATATGTCGATCTTCCTTCCAGTCTTTTACACAGCTGTGTTCCTGACTGGAGTGTTGGGGAACCTCATCCTCATTAGCGCCTTGCATTTCAAACAGGGCAGCCGAAGACTGATTGACATCTTCATCATCAACCTGGCTGTgtctgacttcatttttcttgtcaCATTGCCTCTCTGGGTGGATAAAGAAGCTTCTCTAGGACTGTGGAGGACAGGCTCCTTCCTGTGCAAAGGCAGCTCCTACATGATCTCAGTCAACATGCACTGCAGTGTCTTCTTGCTCACCTGCATGAGTGTTGACCGCTACCTGGCCATCATGTGTCCAGCCATATCCAGGAAATTCAGGAGGAGAGACTGTGCATATGGAGTCTGTGCCAGCGTCTGGTTTATCTCCTGCCTGTTGGGTTTGCCTACTCTTCTGTCCAGAGAACTCACCCTGATTGATGATAAGCCATACTGTGCAGAGAAGAGGGCTACATCCACGAAACTGACTTGGGCCCTGGTGGCCTTAATTTTTACCTTCTTCGTCCCTTTGGTGAGCATCGTGACCTGCTACTGTTGCATAACAAGGAAGCTGTGTGCGCATTACCAACAGGCGGGAAAACATAGCAGAAAGCTGCGGAAATCCATAAAGATCATCTTTATTGTCGTGGCAGCCTTTGTCTTCTCCTGGCTGCCCTTCAATACTTTCAAGCTCCTGGCCATTGTCTCTGGGCTGCAACAAGAAGTCTACTTTTCATCAGCTTTTCTCCAGCTGGGCATGGAGGTGAGTGGGCCTCTGGCATTTGCCAACAGCTGCATCAACCCTTTCATTTACTATATCTTTGACAGCTACATCCGCCGGGCCATCGTGCACTGCTTGTGCCCTTGCGTGAAGAACTATGACTTTGGGAGCAGCACAGAGACATCAGATAGTCACCTCACTAAGGTTTTCTCCAACTTCATTCATGCAGAGGATTTtgccagaagaaggaagaggtcTGTATCACTCTAA